In one Solanum dulcamara chromosome 1, daSolDulc1.2, whole genome shotgun sequence genomic region, the following are encoded:
- the LOC129892760 gene encoding uncharacterized protein LOC129892760 encodes MVGDIILEDVVTKVIIVASPAGVAGSLELLEYNPAREIVRQAIEPIIMLSPRGRRQRHPMVLSQDDSSEVPPIEPISIVHEYMGIFPAELPGMPPDRDIDFCIDLELGTHPSSIPPYRMTLAELKSQIQELLGKVFIRLSASPWSQKEQEVHLRIVLGLLREKRLYAKLPKYEFWLDLVCFLEHLVSKDGVMVDPHKIKVVKSWAKPTNVSEGRWIELLKAMEEIKEQKIKEDSMSLEKAHVVVDALSKKSRSMESLAHLQGEENEVVIDEESILRIKGWVCGLRIDNLIQTIIIQAHSSRRRCRSHISWFDEFEVRPWEIDLLRESLEKMKFIHEKLLAAQSRQKEYADQNFMDMEFIEEEQVLLSVSPMKGVKYHGDRNYIIHWDSVLLDENLSYEEEPVAILYREVRKLRSREIASMKVQWRNCPVVESTWDIEADICGRYPYLFV; translated from the exons ATGGTAGGGGACATCATTCTGGAGGACGTGGTGACCAAGGTTATAATAGTCGCTAGTCCGGCCGGGGTGGCGGGTAGTTTGGAACTACTGGAGTACAACCCGGCAAGGGAAATAGTCAGACAGGCAATAGAGCCCATTATTATGCTTTCCCCGAGAGGTCGGAGGCAGAGGCATCCAATGGTattatcacag GATGATAGTTCTGAAGTCCCACCAATTGAGCCTATTTCGATAGTGCATGAGTATATGGGTATTTTCCCTGCAGAGTTAcctggtatgccacctgatagggatattgattttTGTATCGATCTGGAGCTGGGCACTCACCCCAGttccattccaccttatagaatgacCCTAGCTGAGTTAAAGAGCCAAATTCAAGAGTTGTTAGGTAAAGTTTTTATTAGACTGAGTGCCTCTCCCTGG AGCCAAAAAGAACAAGAAGTGCATCTGAGGATTGttctgggattgttaagggagaaaaggCTATATGCCAAATTACCCAAGTatgagttctggcttgatttAGTGTGCTTCTTGGAGCACCTGGTTTCTAAggatggagtgatggtggatcctCATAAGATTAAAgtagtgaagagttgggcaaaACCCACTAATGTCTCGGAG gggAGGTGGATAGAATTGCTAAAAgcaatggaagaaatcaaggaGCAAAAAATCAAGGAGGATTCCATGAGCCTAGAAAAAGCTCATGTGGTGGTTGATGCCTTGAGCAAAAAATCAAGGAGCATGgaaagtttagctcatttgcag GGAGAGGAAAATGAGGTTGTGATCGATGAGGAAAGcatcttgaggattaaggggtGGGTATGTGGGCTccgtattgataatttgattcagACTATTATTATACAGGCTCATAGTTCGAG GAGGAGATGCAGGTCTCATATTAGTTGGTTTGATGAGTTTGAAGTGAGACCTTGGGAAATTGATCTTTTAAGGGAATCATTAGAGAAGATGAAATTCATTCATGAGAaacttctagcagctcagagcagACAGAAAGAGTATGCAGACCAAAACTTCATGGATATGGAGTTTATAGAGGAAGAGCAAGTGTTGTTGAgtgtttcacccatgaagggtgtg aaatatcacgGTGATagaaactatattattcactgGGATTCGGTGttacttgatgagaatttgtcttatgaggaggaacCTGTAGCTATTCTTTATAGGGAGGTCCGTaagttgaggtcaagggagattgcgTCTATGAAGGTCCAGTGGAGGAACTGTCCTGTTGTGGAGTCCACTTGGGATATTGAGGCTGATATATGTGGAAGATATCCATATTTGTtcgtgtaa